A stretch of Oncorhynchus mykiss isolate Arlee chromosome 12, USDA_OmykA_1.1, whole genome shotgun sequence DNA encodes these proteins:
- the olfm2a gene encoding noelin-2 isoform X1, whose protein sequence is MSVPLLKIGAVLSTMAMVTNWMSQTLPSLVGLNGTTVSRGGTSERIVSAIYPSPEEGWQIYSSAQDADGKCICTVVAPAQNMCNRDPRSRQLRQLMEKVQNITQSMELLDLRTNRDLQYVRNTESLMKAVDIKLKTASDNPRSLNPKSLQELKDKVTQLLPLLPVLEQYKTDARQISRVREEVRNLSLVLMAIQEEMGAYDYEELRHRVLLLETRLHSCMQKLGCGKLTGVSNPITIRASGSRFGSWMTDTMIPSSDNRVWSMDGYFKGRRVLEYRTLNDFMKGQNFVQHLLPHPWAGTGHVVYNGSLYYNKYQSNIIIKYHFRSRSVLVQRSLSGAGYNNTFPYSWGGSSDIDLMADENGLWAVYTTIPNAGNIVISRLEPQSLEVLQTWDTGFPKRSAGESFMICSTLYVTNSHLAGAKIYFAYYTNSSSYEYTDIPFHNQYSHISMMDYNPRERVLYTWNNGHQVLYNVTLFQVIKTAGD, encoded by the exons GCTATCTATCCTAGCCCAGAGGAGGGCTGGCAGATCTACAGTTCAGCTCAGGATGCAGATGGGAAGTGTATCTGTACAGTGGTGGCCCCGGCCCAGAACATGTGTAACCGAGACCCACGCAGTCGGCAGCTCCGTCAGCTCATGGAGAAG GTCCAGAACATCACCCAGTCCATGGAGTTGCTGGACCTGCGGACCAACAGGGACCTTCAGTATGTGAGGAACACAGAGAGCCTGATGAAGGCTGTAGACATCAAGCTGAAGACTGCCTCAGACAACCCCCGAAGCCTCAACCCCAAGAGCTTACAG GAGTTGAAGGACAAGGTGACCCAGCTGCTCCCCCTACTGCCGGTGTTGGAGCAGTACAAGACGGACGCCCGTCAGATCAGCCGggtgagggaggaggtgaggaaccTGTCGCTGGTGCTCATGGCCATCCAGGAGGAGATGGGAGCCTACGACTACGAGGAGCTGAGACACAGAGTCCTGCTGCTGGAGACCAGGCTCCACTCCTGCATGCAGAAACTGG gCTGTGGGAAGTTGACTGGCGTCAGTAACCCCATCACCATCCGTGCGTCAGGGTCAAGATTCGGCTCCTGGATGACTGACACCATGATCCCTAGTTCAGACAACCGG gtgtggTCCATGGACGGCTACTTTAAAGGTCGTCGTGTCCTGGAGTACCGCACCCTAAACGACTTCATGAAAGGCCAGAACTTCGTTCAGCACCTGCTGCCCCACCCCTGGGCGGGGACCGGCCACGTGGTCTACAACGGCTCCCTGTACTACAACAAGTACCAGAGCAACATCATCATCAAGTACCACTTCAGGTCCCGCAGTGTTCTGGTGCAGCGCAGTCTCAGTGGGGCCGGCTACAACAACACCTTCCCCTACTCCTGGGGGGGTTCTTCAGACATCGACCTGATGGCAGACGAGAACGGCCTGTGGGCCGTCTACACCACCATCCCCAACGCCGGCAACATCGTCATCAGCCGCCTGGAGCCGCAGAGCCTGGAGGTGCTGCAGACGTGGGACACAGGGTTCCCCAAGCGCAGCGCCGGAGAGTCTTTCATGATCTGTAGCACGCTGTACGTCACCAACTCCCACCTGGCCGGGGCTAAGATCTACTTCGCCTACTACACCAACTCCTCTAGCTACGAGTACACAGACATCCCCTTCCATAACCAGTACTCCCACATCTCCATGATGGACTATAACCCCAGGGAGAGGGTGCTGTACACCTGGAACAACGGACACCAGGTGCTCTACAACGTCACTCTGTTCCAGGTCATTAAGACCGCTGGGGACTAG
- the olfm2a gene encoding noelin-2 isoform X2: protein MHLFSAMFLLVMLAAMSSEAIYPSPEEGWQIYSSAQDADGKCICTVVAPAQNMCNRDPRSRQLRQLMEKVQNITQSMELLDLRTNRDLQYVRNTESLMKAVDIKLKTASDNPRSLNPKSLQELKDKVTQLLPLLPVLEQYKTDARQISRVREEVRNLSLVLMAIQEEMGAYDYEELRHRVLLLETRLHSCMQKLGCGKLTGVSNPITIRASGSRFGSWMTDTMIPSSDNRVWSMDGYFKGRRVLEYRTLNDFMKGQNFVQHLLPHPWAGTGHVVYNGSLYYNKYQSNIIIKYHFRSRSVLVQRSLSGAGYNNTFPYSWGGSSDIDLMADENGLWAVYTTIPNAGNIVISRLEPQSLEVLQTWDTGFPKRSAGESFMICSTLYVTNSHLAGAKIYFAYYTNSSSYEYTDIPFHNQYSHISMMDYNPRERVLYTWNNGHQVLYNVTLFQVIKTAGD from the exons GCTATCTATCCTAGCCCAGAGGAGGGCTGGCAGATCTACAGTTCAGCTCAGGATGCAGATGGGAAGTGTATCTGTACAGTGGTGGCCCCGGCCCAGAACATGTGTAACCGAGACCCACGCAGTCGGCAGCTCCGTCAGCTCATGGAGAAG GTCCAGAACATCACCCAGTCCATGGAGTTGCTGGACCTGCGGACCAACAGGGACCTTCAGTATGTGAGGAACACAGAGAGCCTGATGAAGGCTGTAGACATCAAGCTGAAGACTGCCTCAGACAACCCCCGAAGCCTCAACCCCAAGAGCTTACAG GAGTTGAAGGACAAGGTGACCCAGCTGCTCCCCCTACTGCCGGTGTTGGAGCAGTACAAGACGGACGCCCGTCAGATCAGCCGggtgagggaggaggtgaggaaccTGTCGCTGGTGCTCATGGCCATCCAGGAGGAGATGGGAGCCTACGACTACGAGGAGCTGAGACACAGAGTCCTGCTGCTGGAGACCAGGCTCCACTCCTGCATGCAGAAACTGG gCTGTGGGAAGTTGACTGGCGTCAGTAACCCCATCACCATCCGTGCGTCAGGGTCAAGATTCGGCTCCTGGATGACTGACACCATGATCCCTAGTTCAGACAACCGG gtgtggTCCATGGACGGCTACTTTAAAGGTCGTCGTGTCCTGGAGTACCGCACCCTAAACGACTTCATGAAAGGCCAGAACTTCGTTCAGCACCTGCTGCCCCACCCCTGGGCGGGGACCGGCCACGTGGTCTACAACGGCTCCCTGTACTACAACAAGTACCAGAGCAACATCATCATCAAGTACCACTTCAGGTCCCGCAGTGTTCTGGTGCAGCGCAGTCTCAGTGGGGCCGGCTACAACAACACCTTCCCCTACTCCTGGGGGGGTTCTTCAGACATCGACCTGATGGCAGACGAGAACGGCCTGTGGGCCGTCTACACCACCATCCCCAACGCCGGCAACATCGTCATCAGCCGCCTGGAGCCGCAGAGCCTGGAGGTGCTGCAGACGTGGGACACAGGGTTCCCCAAGCGCAGCGCCGGAGAGTCTTTCATGATCTGTAGCACGCTGTACGTCACCAACTCCCACCTGGCCGGGGCTAAGATCTACTTCGCCTACTACACCAACTCCTCTAGCTACGAGTACACAGACATCCCCTTCCATAACCAGTACTCCCACATCTCCATGATGGACTATAACCCCAGGGAGAGGGTGCTGTACACCTGGAACAACGGACACCAGGTGCTCTACAACGTCACTCTGTTCCAGGTCATTAAGACCGCTGGGGACTAG